Proteins from a single region of Sinorhizobium alkalisoli:
- a CDS encoding cytochrome ubiquinol oxidase subunit I, translating to MFEAFDATLIARIQFAFTVSFHIIFPAFSIGLASYLAVLEGLWLWKNDDVYLELFNFWKTIFAVAFGMGVVSGIVMSYQFGTNWSVFSDKAGPVIGPLMGYEVLTAFFLEAGFLGVMLFGLNRVGPRLHFLATAMVAFGTLISATWILAVNSWMQTPAGFSVNEAGQFVPVDWWAVIFNPSFPYRLVHMVLAAYLTTAFVVGACGAWHLLRNTAPRRARTMFSMAMWMAAIVAPIQIFAGDQHGLNTLEHQPAKVMAMEGHYQSHPDGAPLILFGIPNSADKRVDYAIEIPKLSSLILKHSLDAPLAGLDTVPEQLQPPVGIVFWSFRVMLLMGFSMLGIGLWSLWCRHRGTLHTNDWLHRIAVIMGPSGFVAVLAGWITTEVGRQPYTVYGHLMTADSVSPIEAPAVGASLIAFIMVYFLVFGAGTFYILRLMARLPRDTLPELGEGPIRTAGVAPGPAQPHGGQHGH from the coding sequence GTGTTCGAAGCCTTTGATGCAACTCTCATTGCACGCATTCAATTTGCCTTCACTGTCTCCTTTCACATCATCTTTCCGGCTTTTTCCATCGGTCTTGCAAGTTATCTCGCCGTTCTCGAAGGGCTGTGGCTCTGGAAGAACGACGATGTCTATCTGGAACTGTTCAATTTCTGGAAAACGATCTTCGCCGTCGCCTTCGGCATGGGCGTGGTGTCCGGCATCGTCATGTCCTACCAGTTCGGCACAAACTGGAGCGTGTTCTCCGACAAGGCGGGCCCGGTCATCGGGCCGCTGATGGGCTACGAGGTGCTGACGGCCTTTTTCCTCGAGGCCGGGTTCCTTGGCGTCATGCTGTTCGGCCTGAACCGGGTCGGTCCGAGGCTGCATTTTCTCGCAACGGCGATGGTCGCTTTCGGCACGCTGATCTCGGCCACCTGGATCCTGGCGGTGAATTCCTGGATGCAGACGCCGGCCGGCTTCTCGGTCAACGAGGCGGGCCAATTCGTTCCCGTCGACTGGTGGGCGGTGATCTTCAATCCATCCTTCCCCTACAGACTCGTGCATATGGTGCTCGCCGCCTACCTGACGACCGCCTTCGTCGTCGGCGCCTGCGGGGCATGGCACCTCTTGCGCAACACCGCTCCGCGCCGCGCCCGCACCATGTTTTCCATGGCCATGTGGATGGCGGCGATCGTGGCGCCAATCCAGATCTTTGCCGGCGACCAGCACGGGCTCAACACGCTCGAACACCAGCCCGCCAAGGTGATGGCGATGGAAGGCCACTATCAGAGCCATCCCGATGGAGCGCCGCTGATCCTCTTCGGCATTCCCAACTCCGCGGACAAGCGGGTCGATTACGCGATCGAAATCCCGAAGCTGTCGAGCCTCATCCTGAAACATTCGCTCGATGCACCGCTTGCCGGCCTCGATACGGTACCCGAACAGTTGCAGCCGCCGGTCGGCATCGTCTTCTGGTCCTTCCGCGTCATGCTGCTCATGGGGTTCTCCATGCTCGGCATCGGCCTCTGGAGCCTCTGGTGTCGCCATCGCGGCACGCTCCACACGAATGATTGGCTGCACCGCATCGCTGTTATCATGGGCCCATCCGGCTTCGTGGCCGTACTCGCGGGCTGGATCACCACCGAGGTCGGGCGCCAGCCCTACACGGTCTATGGCCACCTCATGACGGCGGATTCGGTCTCGCCGATCGAGGCCCCGGCCGTCGGCGCTTCGCTCATCGCCTTCATCATGGTCTATTTCCTCGTCTTCGGAGCCGGGACCTTCTACATACTGCGGCTGATGGCACGCCTGCCGCGCGACACCTTGCCGGAGCTCGGCGAGGGACCAATACGCACCGCCGGCGTCGCGCCCGG
- a CDS encoding M20 aminoacylase family protein has product MKLSAAIDNATPELVAIRRDLHAHPELGLEEKRTSAFIARHLETLGYHVTTGLAKTGVVGTLTNGTGSRSIGIRADIDALPIHEETGLDYASRTPGLMHACGHDGHTAMLLGAARALAERRNFDGTVHLIFQPAEENFGGARIMVEEGLFEKFPCDAIFALHNEPALPFGQFALREGPVMAAVDEARITVHGRGGHGAEPQETADPIVCGASIVMALQSIVSRNIHPMDPAVITVGAFHGGSASNIIPERAEMVVGIRSFDAAVRDELERRIRTIAEAQAESYGMRATIDYERSYDATINHKKETDFVRDLAFRFAGVDKVIDLARPYMGSEDFAYMLKERPGTYFYLGAKATGEEKPLHHPGYDFNDGLLPIGAAFWTELAETYLARS; this is encoded by the coding sequence ATGAAACTTTCCGCCGCCATCGACAATGCCACGCCGGAGCTGGTTGCGATCCGCCGGGATTTGCACGCGCATCCGGAACTCGGACTGGAGGAAAAGCGAACCTCCGCTTTCATCGCGCGTCATCTGGAAACCCTGGGCTATCATGTCACGACGGGGCTTGCGAAGACCGGAGTCGTCGGCACGCTGACAAACGGCACCGGCTCCCGCTCCATTGGTATCCGAGCCGATATCGACGCGTTGCCGATCCACGAGGAGACGGGGCTCGACTACGCAAGCAGGACGCCGGGTCTGATGCATGCCTGCGGCCATGACGGCCACACGGCAATGCTGCTCGGAGCGGCCCGCGCTCTCGCCGAGCGGAGGAACTTCGACGGCACGGTGCACCTCATTTTCCAGCCGGCCGAGGAGAATTTCGGCGGCGCGAGGATCATGGTCGAAGAGGGTCTGTTCGAAAAATTTCCATGCGACGCCATTTTTGCGCTCCACAACGAACCGGCCCTGCCCTTCGGCCAGTTCGCGCTCCGCGAAGGGCCGGTGATGGCGGCGGTGGATGAGGCGCGGATCACTGTCCACGGCCGCGGCGGCCACGGTGCCGAGCCTCAGGAGACGGCCGATCCGATCGTCTGTGGCGCCAGCATCGTGATGGCGCTGCAATCGATCGTATCGCGCAACATCCATCCGATGGACCCGGCGGTCATCACCGTCGGTGCGTTTCACGGGGGCTCGGCGAGCAACATCATTCCGGAACGGGCCGAAATGGTCGTCGGCATTCGCTCCTTCGACGCGGCCGTGCGCGATGAACTCGAACGCCGCATCCGCACGATTGCCGAGGCGCAGGCGGAAAGCTACGGCATGCGCGCGACTATCGACTACGAGCGCAGCTATGACGCGACGATCAACCACAAGAAGGAGACGGACTTCGTCCGCGACCTCGCGTTCCGCTTCGCAGGAGTCGACAAGGTGATCGACCTTGCCCGTCCCTATATGGGCAGCGAGGACTTCGCCTATATGCTCAAGGAAAGGCCGGGGACCTACTTCTACCTCGGAGCGAAGGCGACAGGCGAGGAGAAGCCGCTCCACCACCCCGGCTACGATTTCAACGATGGCCTGCTTCCGATCGGCGCCGCCTTCTGGACGGAACTTGCAGAAACCTACCTTGCACGGTCCTGA
- a CDS encoding ABC transporter permease has product MSNETTHALALAPEDLPKAESFFKPHRIVLIVLFGALVTAIALFMRWDWLPRYLPRLGTGILVSLAMLFSTSILGFLLAVPLGLAQVTGPWFLKGPARLFCTVVRGTPLLLQLWLLYYGLGSLFPQFPAIRQSFLWPYLREAWPYGVAALTISFAAYEGEVMRGAFAGVPQGELEAARAYGMGRWTLFRRIWLPRAVHRALPTLTGETVLQLKSTPLVATITVVDVYAVISKVRQETYLTYEPLLLLALIYMCLTGLLVLAFRYFENRIPTRGA; this is encoded by the coding sequence ATGAGCAACGAAACCACGCACGCGCTCGCCTTGGCGCCCGAAGACCTCCCTAAAGCGGAGAGCTTCTTCAAGCCACATCGGATCGTGTTGATCGTGCTCTTTGGAGCGCTGGTCACGGCCATCGCCCTCTTCATGCGCTGGGATTGGCTGCCGCGCTACCTGCCTCGGCTCGGGACCGGCATTCTCGTCAGCCTGGCAATGCTGTTCAGTACGTCGATCCTGGGCTTCCTGCTTGCGGTCCCGCTCGGGCTCGCCCAGGTGACGGGTCCGTGGTTCCTGAAGGGCCCCGCCCGTCTCTTCTGCACCGTCGTTCGCGGCACGCCATTGCTCCTGCAGCTCTGGCTGCTCTATTACGGGCTCGGATCGCTCTTTCCCCAATTCCCGGCAATTCGTCAGTCTTTCCTCTGGCCCTATCTGCGCGAGGCCTGGCCCTATGGAGTGGCGGCGCTGACGATCTCCTTCGCCGCCTATGAGGGCGAGGTGATGCGCGGCGCCTTCGCGGGCGTGCCACAGGGCGAATTGGAAGCGGCGCGCGCCTACGGAATGGGGCGTTGGACGCTATTCCGGCGTATCTGGCTGCCGCGTGCCGTCCATCGGGCGCTGCCGACGCTCACTGGCGAAACCGTGTTGCAGCTCAAATCCACGCCGCTGGTGGCCACAATCACCGTCGTCGACGTCTATGCGGTGATTTCAAAGGTTCGGCAGGAGACCTATCTGACCTACGAGCCGCTGCTTCTCCTCGCGCTGATCTACATGTGCCTGACAGGCCTTCTGGTCCTGGCCTTCCGTTATTTCGAAAACCGCATACCAACCCGTGGTGCCTGA
- a CDS encoding ABC transporter permease — translation MDSFVNWSLLALSAPGWGGVLLQGFLRSIEIALGGYALGLLLGIGGAFGKLYGGPVLRDLLECYTTVVRAVPELVLILLLYYAGTDLLNQLLGLVAIGPVDISGLLAGIFVIGVVQGAYSTEVLRGAIKAVPAGQIEAARAFGMSPAKVVRRITLPAMLSHAIPGLANLWLIATKDTALLAVVGFAELTLVTRQAAGATKAYFLFFCAAGALYLALTLVSNLFIGVIERHARRGLVERR, via the coding sequence ATGGATTCCTTCGTCAACTGGAGCCTGCTTGCTCTTTCGGCCCCGGGCTGGGGCGGCGTTCTGCTGCAGGGCTTCCTCCGCTCGATCGAAATCGCCCTCGGGGGCTATGCGCTCGGGCTCCTGCTCGGCATCGGCGGCGCCTTCGGAAAACTCTATGGCGGGCCGGTGCTGCGCGATCTGCTCGAATGCTACACCACCGTCGTGCGGGCCGTGCCGGAGCTCGTGCTGATCCTGCTCCTGTATTATGCGGGCACCGATCTCCTGAACCAGTTGCTCGGCCTTGTCGCAATCGGCCCGGTCGACATCAGCGGCCTGCTGGCCGGCATCTTCGTCATCGGCGTCGTCCAGGGTGCCTATTCGACGGAGGTGCTGCGCGGCGCGATCAAGGCGGTGCCGGCGGGTCAGATCGAGGCGGCGCGCGCCTTTGGCATGTCGCCGGCCAAGGTTGTGAGACGGATCACGCTGCCAGCGATGCTGTCCCATGCCATTCCCGGCCTCGCCAACCTCTGGCTGATCGCAACTAAGGACACGGCGCTGCTCGCGGTCGTCGGCTTTGCCGAGCTGACGCTGGTAACCCGCCAGGCAGCCGGCGCCACGAAAGCCTATTTCCTGTTCTTTTGCGCGGCAGGTGCACTCTACCTGGCGCTGACCCTCGTTTCCAACCTCTTCATCGGCGTCATCGAACGGCATGCCCGCCGCGGCCTGGTGGAGAGACGATGA
- a CDS encoding transporter substrate-binding domain-containing protein, translated as MKKTLKLLALAAALSIAGAAAAIAETVKVGIAAEPYPPFTSPDANGNWEGWEIEFMKAVCAAAKLDCVVTPVAWDGIIPALNAKKIDMIVGSMSITEERLKTIDFSDKYYNTPTGIIGAKGEDIQPTPEGLAGKTLGVQVSTVHQAYATKHFAPAGVEIKEYQTQDEANQDLAAGRLDAVQADAIALGAFLESDQGKACCDYKGDVAQDVEVLGPGVGVGLRKGETELKDKINAAIKAIREDGTYEAFSKEYFDFDIYGG; from the coding sequence ATGAAGAAGACATTGAAGCTCCTGGCGTTGGCCGCCGCCCTCTCGATTGCCGGCGCTGCCGCCGCCATCGCTGAAACGGTCAAGGTCGGCATTGCCGCCGAACCCTACCCGCCCTTCACCTCGCCCGACGCCAATGGCAATTGGGAGGGCTGGGAAATCGAATTCATGAAGGCGGTTTGTGCCGCGGCCAAGCTCGATTGCGTAGTGACTCCGGTCGCCTGGGACGGCATCATCCCGGCGCTCAACGCGAAGAAGATCGACATGATCGTCGGGTCGATGTCGATTACCGAGGAGCGACTGAAGACGATCGATTTCTCCGACAAGTACTACAACACGCCAACCGGGATCATCGGCGCCAAGGGCGAAGACATCCAACCGACGCCGGAAGGGCTCGCCGGCAAGACGCTGGGCGTGCAGGTCTCGACCGTGCACCAGGCCTATGCGACCAAGCATTTCGCGCCTGCCGGCGTGGAGATCAAGGAATATCAGACACAGGACGAGGCAAATCAGGATCTCGCCGCCGGTCGCCTCGACGCGGTGCAGGCGGATGCGATTGCCCTCGGCGCTTTCCTCGAGAGCGACCAAGGCAAGGCGTGCTGCGATTACAAGGGCGACGTCGCCCAGGATGTCGAGGTGCTCGGCCCCGGTGTCGGCGTCGGTCTGCGCAAGGGCGAGACCGAACTCAAGGACAAGATCAACGCGGCGATCAAGGCGATCCGCGAGGACGGCACCTACGAGGCCTTCTCGAAGGAGTATTTCGACTTCGACATCTATGGCGGCTGA